In Parasphingorhabdus halotolerans, a single window of DNA contains:
- a CDS encoding potassium transporter Kup yields MSDEPSQTNGKRDSAVRPHGSRQHNNAVAKLAAGAIGIVFGDIGTSPLYAFRETFIGAHPLDLDRIHVLGVVSLIFWSMTLVVTLQYVTITMRADNKGQGGSLALVALLTSVMRKSRFGWVAVLLGVFATALFYGDSMITPAISVLSAVEGLTVVQPGLGHLVIPIALTLLIFLFLIQSRGTAKIGALFAPIMFVYFLTIGTLGIIQIVLHPSILLAFNPWYAVQFFITDGMRAFLALGSVVLAVTGSEALFADMGHFGKKPMRIAWYGFVMPALLCNYFGQGAMILALDAADAAEAIKSPFFIMAPEFLRLPLVILATMATFIASQAVISGSFSVTHQAIQLGFIPRLSIKHTSASEAGQIYIPFVNWAIMISVILLVLTFQNSSNLASAYGIAVTGAMFIDTCLIAIVMVVLWKWKLWYAVPLLAIFFIVDGAYFAANLTKVPSGGWFPLAVGAVAFVILTTWAKGRQIMRKNMAEAAMPIEIFTKSAANSATRVPGTAIFMASSSVGVPSALLHNIKHNKVIHERVVILTVNIQDVPTVEPEDRVGVKDLGQGFYRLVLNFGFMQETDVPKALKTVKECGMEFDMMTTSFFLSRQTLLPSKKPEMMVWREKLFAWMLRNAATAMEFFKLPTNRVVELGSQMEI; encoded by the coding sequence ATGTCTGACGAACCATCACAAACCAATGGTAAGCGCGATAGCGCTGTGCGTCCTCATGGCTCGCGCCAGCACAATAATGCGGTCGCCAAGCTGGCGGCAGGTGCCATCGGCATTGTGTTTGGAGATATCGGAACGAGCCCGCTCTATGCGTTCCGAGAAACCTTCATTGGCGCGCACCCGCTAGATTTGGATCGTATTCATGTTCTGGGTGTGGTCAGCCTGATATTCTGGTCGATGACGCTGGTTGTGACTTTGCAATATGTTACGATAACCATGCGGGCCGATAACAAGGGGCAGGGCGGGAGTTTGGCCCTTGTTGCGCTGTTAACCAGCGTCATGCGCAAATCCCGCTTTGGTTGGGTCGCAGTGCTGCTTGGGGTATTTGCAACCGCTTTATTTTACGGCGATAGCATGATTACGCCTGCAATTTCGGTGCTTTCAGCGGTCGAAGGGCTAACTGTTGTTCAACCTGGTCTCGGGCATTTAGTTATCCCTATCGCCTTGACGCTGCTGATTTTCCTGTTCCTCATCCAATCGCGGGGAACGGCAAAAATCGGCGCACTTTTTGCACCGATCATGTTTGTCTATTTCCTGACCATTGGAACCTTGGGGATCATCCAGATTGTCCTGCACCCTTCGATTTTGCTGGCGTTCAACCCCTGGTACGCCGTCCAGTTTTTCATCACTGATGGGATGAGAGCTTTTCTCGCTTTGGGATCGGTTGTGCTGGCCGTCACGGGTTCAGAAGCATTATTTGCCGATATGGGGCACTTCGGCAAAAAACCGATGCGTATCGCCTGGTACGGCTTTGTCATGCCCGCTCTGCTGTGCAATTATTTCGGCCAGGGCGCGATGATATTGGCACTGGATGCGGCGGACGCAGCGGAAGCGATTAAGAGTCCATTCTTCATTATGGCGCCTGAATTTTTGAGACTGCCGCTGGTGATATTAGCAACAATGGCGACATTTATCGCCAGTCAGGCTGTAATATCCGGATCATTCTCCGTCACCCATCAGGCAATCCAGCTCGGGTTTATTCCGCGCCTGTCAATCAAGCACACCAGTGCGTCGGAGGCGGGCCAAATCTATATCCCGTTTGTTAATTGGGCAATCATGATCTCGGTTATCCTGCTGGTGCTGACATTCCAGAACTCAAGCAACCTTGCATCGGCTTATGGCATTGCGGTGACAGGTGCCATGTTCATTGACACCTGCCTGATCGCCATTGTGATGGTGGTACTTTGGAAATGGAAGCTTTGGTATGCAGTGCCGTTATTGGCGATTTTCTTTATCGTCGATGGTGCCTATTTTGCTGCGAACTTGACCAAGGTTCCTAGCGGTGGATGGTTTCCACTCGCTGTAGGCGCTGTTGCGTTTGTTATTCTGACAACTTGGGCAAAGGGACGCCAGATCATGCGCAAAAACATGGCTGAAGCCGCCATGCCGATCGAGATTTTCACGAAATCCGCAGCCAATAGCGCGACCCGGGTTCCCGGCACCGCAATTTTCATGGCCTCATCGTCTGTTGGTGTGCCCTCTGCGCTACTCCACAATATCAAGCATAACAAAGTGATTCACGAGCGGGTGGTTATCCTCACAGTGAATATACAAGACGTTCCCACGGTCGAACCGGAAGACCGTGTCGGGGTTAAAGATCTGGGGCAGGGCTTCTACCGCCTCGTGCTGAATTTTGGTTTTATGCAGGAAACCGATGTACCCAAAGCGCTGAAGACGGTGAAAGAATGCGGGATGGAATTCGATATGATGACCACCAGTTTCTTCCTGTCACGCCAGACGTTATTGCCGTCGAAAAAACCCGAAATGATGGTTTGGCGAGAGAAACTGTTCGCATGGATGCTGCGAAACGCGGCAACGGCAATGGAGTTTTTCAAACTTCCGACTAACCGGGTCGTTGAACTCGGTAGTCAAATGGAAATTTGA
- the rpiB gene encoding ribose 5-phosphate isomerase B, whose amino-acid sequence MRVAIASDHAAIDMKSALADCLREAGHQVIDLGPATSDSVDYPDYGYKLAEEIASGRAERGVALCGSGIGISMAVNRNPACRCALVSEGLSAKLSREHNDANVIAMGARLVGIEIAKDCLDIFLNTEFGGDRHQRRVDKLSAPKREGVTA is encoded by the coding sequence ATGCGCGTCGCCATTGCTTCTGATCATGCCGCTATTGATATGAAATCCGCATTGGCGGATTGCCTGCGCGAGGCGGGGCATCAAGTTATCGATCTTGGTCCGGCAACAAGCGATAGCGTTGATTATCCAGACTATGGCTACAAATTGGCCGAAGAAATCGCTTCGGGACGCGCGGAGCGCGGTGTTGCTCTTTGTGGTTCAGGGATTGGTATTTCCATGGCGGTCAATCGCAACCCGGCGTGCCGCTGCGCGCTGGTCTCCGAGGGGTTGTCTGCCAAGCTCTCCCGCGAGCATAATGATGCCAATGTGATCGCAATGGGCGCACGGCTTGTTGGCATAGAGATCGCCAAAGATTGCCTGGACATATTTTTAAATACTGAATTTGGCGGAGACCGGCATCAGCGCCGCGTTGATAAACTATCCGCCCCGAAACGTGAAGGAGTGACCGCATGA